The genome window CTCAGCAAGAGTAGAATTTGTATTCTTAGCATACTCTTCCATCGAAACAAATGGAATCTTGTATTGCTCGAACATAGCCTTGTAAACATGCTCGCCTTCTTCTTGGATCAGACTCTCTGGGATAATGAATTTGGCTTCGTCTACCAATTTATTGTAGATTTCTTGGAATGATCTTGTCTTGAGCTCTTCTGTCTTAGCCTTACCCAGATCCTCTCTTAGCTTGCTCTTTAGAGCTTCTAAATTCTCTGATCCATCATATTCTGAAGCTAGATCATCATCTATTGAAGGAAGAGTTACAGTATAGATTGCAGTACAGGTCACTTCGTAAATGTAGGTTTTGCCAGAAGATTCTGGAGATGGCTCAAAATTGGCTGGATAGGTAAATGAAAATTTCTTCGTCTCACCAGACTTCATTCCAAGAATAAAATCATCAAATCCTGCAGGATTTCTAGAATCACCTAACTGATATTTGCCTGTATTGGACTTCGCTGGCAATTCTTCCGATTCAAGGCAGAATTTATAATTCATCTCAATCAAGTTACCAGCTTCTACAGAAGACGATTCTTCTTTGAGAACATTCCTTGCCATACTCTTCTGAATTCGATCAATTTCTTGTTGAATGTCAGAATCTGTTGGAACAACGATTAGAGGTTCAATTTTTACTTTTTTGTATTTTGGGAGAGTAACTTCCGGTCTGGTATCATAGGTTGCCTTAGCGGTAAAGCCCTTGGCACGATCAAAACTTTCCACTTCAAATCTTGGGAATCGGATCGGAATGAATTCTAATTTCGGGAAGAGGTCACTCATTGCATCTTGAAGAACAAAATTGATTGCGTCTTCTCCAACGGAATCACCTAGCATTTTCTCCACGGTTTTGATGGGAGCTTTGCCTACACGAAATCCAGGCACTTTGACTTTGTTACGAGCTTTCTCATAGGCTTTTACAAAGCCTTTTTCTAGTTCTTCGGAAGTGAAGTTGATTGTTAAATCAACTGTTGCGTTGTTATTTTTTTTAGTTTTATAATCCATAGATAGGAAGGGATAAGCGGGAAACGGGATTCGAACCCGCGACCCTCTCCTTGGCAAGGAGATGCTCTACCACTGAGCTATTCCCGCATGTGGTTTGGGCTATTGACATGCTTTTCCATGGGCTTCGAGTGTAAAGGGATTTTATCGCAAAAAGGTAAAATTTTTCTCTAGAGAAGCTTTTTTATATATGGGTAGATGTTCTCTGCCATAATCTTATGACCATCTTCTGTCGGATGAATTCCATCTTTCTGATTGAGCTTACGATCACCTGCAATCCCGTCTAGAATGAAGGGTACTAAAAGAAGCGAATGTTCCCGAGCAATTTCTGGATACAGATTGTCGAACTGCTTACGATATACAGCACCCAAGTTTGGGAAAGTTCTCATTCCCGCTAAAAGGATTTTGGTTTCGGGCGACTTACTCTGCACAGTTTGGATGATCTCATTTAGATTTTTTCGAATGGTAGCGATGGGAACACCACGCATCGAATCGTTTGCACCTAGTTCCAAAACAAATACATCAGGTTTAATCCTTAGAGCCCAATCCAATCTAGACAAGCCACCCGATGTTGTATCTCCCGACAATCCTGCATTGATGATGTCGTAATCATAGCCTTCGGAATTGAGCTTTTCGCCAACTAACGCAGGCCATGCGTCATCTTGGCTTGCAAGCCCAAGACCTGCTGTCAAACTATCTCCAAAGAAAACGATTGTTTTCTTGGTCTTGCCTTGACTCTCGTGTTCAGCAGCATTAGCGGAATTGTTACCGCGCACATCTTTAGAATTGTCTTCACCACAGTTCAATAGAAATAGAGCCAAAAAAGCAAAAGAAATAATACTTAAATACTTTGGCAGGTCTAGCGAAATTAAATATTTACCGAAACTTCGATTCCGAATATTGGAAAAAGCCTGATCCAAAACAACAGTTCTAAATTGAAAAAACATCATATGCTCTTTAGACATTGATAGATTTCTCAAAAATAGATAACTATTAATATTCTACTCTTTTGCAGCAGTATGGACTCCACCTGCTGGTTCACGATAATTGATTTCGAATAGATCATAATCAGATTTTCGAAATCCCTTTGCAAAAGATACAGATATTCCGAGACTTGATGAGACAGAACTCTTTTGAGTCTCCCACGCAAATTTTGCCATTTCAGCTTGAGTAACAGAGAAAGGATGCACCTTTCCCCTATCTTCATCCAGATACAATCCTTCATAAGTTCCAATGAATGTTCCTTGGTAATCAAGTTGCAAAATCTTTCCACTCACTGCGAAATTTCTTTTGGAACCGGTCTTCTTAACAACTTTTTTATCAGCAAGCCCTGCAGGTTTAGTTCTTTCCTGTGGTCTTGCAGAAACAATTTCCATCTCTGAAGATAGTGAAAAGTCTTCAATTCTATGTATACGATATTCGATCAATAGTTGATCATTCACGCTCTTTGATAATAAATTGACTAATTCAGCGTTACTTGGTCTTACGCTAATCTCATGCCGAATGATTGTAGGAGCGAAAAATTCATCTTTGGATTCATCACAGACTTCTGTCTTCTCAAAAGATGTAACTTCTATAATACCTTCATAGGAGTTGAATATGATTCCGCGACTCTCGAACTGAATAATCTTTGCTGTGGCAAATCCTTCAGCATATGTTCCAAATGCAAATAACCAGGTTGGGGCAAAAACAAACGCCAAAATAAATAATTTAGATAAAAAGTTATTTTTCTTCAAAAGATTCTCTCCCGTATGCGCAGTAATTTTCAATCTACAAGATCTTTCTGCTTTCAATTTTAGACGATCTCTATTGTTTTTTGAAGCATTAAAAATATCAATCTATTCTTTACTTGTTTTTTTAGCTAAATCACTTCAAGTAAATTTAAAAAATTGAATGTCTTGTTCTAATTTGGATAATTCATTCACAAGCTGTTCCGTTTCATTTGCAACTTGATCGGAGAATTGAATAGCTTCCATAGATGCATTCAATACTACATCAGATGCATTAACAAATTCGCGGAAAGCTTCTTTTTGCTCTCGAGTCGCGGAAGAAATTTCTCGAGATTTCTGAGCAAGAAATACAATTCCTTCATTTAGAGATGTTGCAATTTCTGAAGTTGATTTGGAGCTTTCCGCAATAGACTTAGCTGATGTAGTTTGCAAATGAACCTCTTCCAGAAAATTTTTGAAATTCACTCCCAATTCATCCAAGGATTTACCACCTAACTTGACTAAATCAGTTGTTGTAACAATATTGAATTTTATTATTTTCAAATTTTCTTGAGTACTGTCGGCGAGCCTTGAAATCTCTTTGGCAACGACTGCAAATCCTCGTCCATATTCCCCCGCCCGAGCCGCCTCAATTGATGCGTTCAGGGACAAGAGATTGACTTTATCAGCAATATCTTCTACAAAGTTTACCGCCTCTCTCATCTTAACAGTTGCAATTTCTATATCATCCATATGATTTTTCGTTAAACGCAATTCATTTCCCGCCTTCTCACCAGAGTCTTCCATACTCTTGGCTCGATCTGCAGATGCAATTGAGTCCTCAAATATGACTTGCATACGCTCGGTCAAATTACGAAAATTAATTTCTGCTTGGTCGCTCAAATGATTTTGATCCATTGCATTATTCGATATACTTTCAGTCAGTGCATTGGACTCTTCTGAGTTCGTACTTATCTCTTCCATGGAGGCCGTTTGCTGAGATATAACTTCTGATAGTTTTATACTTCCTGTTTTAAAATGGTCTGCAGTCTTGCGAATCTTGATAACATCGCGCTGAATTGATTGCAAAACATTTTGTAATCTGGATGTAAATCCATTAACAGATTGATTGATTTTCGCATTCTCATCATTAGATATTATAGGGATTCTTACCGTAAGATTACCTTCCAATATTGAATTAGAAATAGTATCAAGTGCTCTCAAATTCGATCGAACCGATTTAGCAAAAAAATAAGAACCGTATAGAATGCTAATCAATCCAAGCAATGCCATGATAGTAATATGCACCATTGGGTATTCTAATTTAAGTAAATTCACTGAATACAAAAAGAGAAATGTAGAGAGCAATATAAATGGCATCAAACCAACAGAGAGAGCGACAGCTAGCACTCTTTGAAATATGGAAAATTGGATAGAAATATTAGTATTATCTAATTTACAAAATTTATCATTATTGAGCATTTCAGAAATTTTATCTTCTGTCACAAAATAGAAAATAACTCCACAAATCGGCACCGCAGCAAAGAGAGACAGGATGAACGGGATAATATGATAGAAGCTCAGAGGAATAAAAATTGATGAAGCCAGAAATGAAAAAGTTAGACCAGCAATCCAACGAAGTGCGACTACAATCGTTTCGATTTTCGGATATCTTAATAGTTTTCTCTGAAGTTCAGAAACCTCATTTGAGCTCAAAGAGGAAATTTTACCATAAGAAGTTAGAATTGGATTTAGAAAAATGATTCGAGCAAGTATTGCTGCAGAAAAAGCAATCGATGACGCGCATGTAGCAGCTGCAATAAATATGAGCGATTCTTCTAAAGTAAAAAGGCAGGCAAGACAGACGTAATAGACAACGCATGGAACCGGAACAAGATAAACGAAAAGCTCAAGAGAGCCTGTCAAACGCCAGAAGAATTTTTTTTGTTGAGTTTGCATGATTTCCAATTCAATTTTTTTATTTATAACAATGATTCAATAAATGAGAACTCTTCTATTTATCAATAGAATCCGTTTAATAATTTATTTACCATGGGATTTGTCAATATTTTACTTTCGGAAGAATCTTAGTACTAGTAGCGTATTTCGAGTATTTCCTAAATTGAAATTTCATAAAAGAAAGATCGATCCATAAAAGCCCAAGTAAGATTCAATGATTCGAAATAAAAATTGATCTATCTTTTAAATCAAAACACTACTTTCTATCAGCATGCTTGGATGGAAACTTTAGGAATAAAAAGCAGCCTATAAATCCAAGAATTGATATCAATGTGCCTATGATAAAATAGGTATTCATATAATTGATTCTGACTATATGATTACCTTTCTTTAGTGAAATTGCTATAAGTGCGTTATGGGAAAATATTTCATAATCTCCATTGATTCTCCAGTTTGGAGAGAAATTTCTATTGATTATCAATCTATCATCAGCACTCAATGATAGATTATATTCAAGATTTGACATAGACCAAGAAGTTTCAGAAACGGTCCCATTTTTGGATTCTAGGAAATATTCTCCTCGATAGTTTATATCTCCGTAAGCTGGAAGAGAACGATTCGATCTCAAATTCTCATATCCATCCCTAACAGAAAAATTCTGAATAATTGCCGGTAACATTGAAGAATCTGCTCCGTAAGATGGTATATTTGAAACCGTAAAAAAAGGATCTTCAATTGTATGAATCCAATTCTTTTCTGGAATAATAAAAATCTCTGAATAATTTTTAGCGTTTTTCTTGCTTAAATCATAAAATAGCAGACTGAAAATCAATAAAGAAAAAAGAGAAAAGAGAATTTGTTTGGGTTTAGAGTTAAGATATTGCGATTTCATTTTTACATGAAATCGATCAATTAAATGACCTAACAATAAACTCATGAAAAAAACTAAAACGATACTCCATCTAGATGGGATTCGCATATTCGAATAACCAGGAACTTTACGAAGAATTGCAAATGGACTCAATTCGTGAAAATCCCCGAGCATCATAACTAAGGCAATTGAAAGGAATATAACCATCCAGAAATCTTTTTTTCTAAAAAAGGGCAAAAGCAAAAATAAAATTATAAATGGAAAATATCCAATATAATTTCCATATTCCCACCATTGATACTGCTGAGCCTCAAAATTCCGGGCGAGCAAAGGATGTTGACTACTTCCAGTAAAAATAGTCCAGATATTTGAGATGCTTAAATTTTGCGTATCTGGGAAATATTGAGATCCATTCTCTAGGAAAAATTGAACTTCTGGAATTATTCTATATGAACAGAATACGAAAGTGGTTGTTGTAAAATAAAATATTAATCTAAATAATTTTAAATTTTTAGTTATGAGTGCAAATATTCCAAAAATGAAAGTTAAGAAAAATATAAATAAGAATATATAAATATTTCCTTCGGAAATCAATAGAAGCATACCTAGGGCTGAAAATATTAAATCTAAAAATATATTTTTTCTGTAATAACGAATCAAACAACCAAAAACGATTGGGACAATTGATGTCGAAAAGAATTGACTATGTCCAGCGAATACATGCTGGGAGTGCCAACCGCAGAAAGAATAAATCGTACTTGCAAAAAGACTTGCCCAAAAACCAAAACCAAGTGCCCTTCTAAAGAGAAAGAGAGAACTAAAAAATCCGATAAAACTATAAAAAACCACAGAAATTTTCAGAGCCTTAATACTTCCAAAGACAAGCGAGAACAAATTGGTTGGGGATAAAAATTTAATTTGAGGATTCTCGATGATGGGAATTCCGCCGACGTAATACGGATTCCAAAAAGGCATCTCGTGAAAATCCAAAAATGCTTTCCGAACTGACTCTAAGTAAAAAAAATGTTGATCCCAATCAAATCTAGCCAGAGAATTATCCCACCATTCTAATTGGAAAGTGAATCTTAAGAATGTGCAACACAACACCAAAGAAAAAACAATTTCAAACCATGTCTGTTTATCGCTCTTCGAAAGCCAAACTAAGCTAAAGAAATTGTTTAGTTTTTTCATAGAGCCAACCTATAAATAAAATACTCACGGGAAAGCATAAAAAGACTGATTGTTTGTCAAGCTTGTAGAACTTTTTTTCGACTGGAATATTAAAATACAGAAAATAAACGGATACGTTATTTCGAAAATTCAGAGATAGCTTTTTAAAGACAGATGATATTCTGGCAAGTTTTGTAGCTACTAGTCAAATTTGAAAAAACGTATATCTTTCTCTAACTTTGACATTTCATTTACAAGCAATTCTGTCTCACTTGCAACTTGATCAGAAAACTGAATCGCTTCCATCGAGGCATTGAGTACAACATCGGATGCATTCACAAATTCTCGAAATGCGTCTTTTTGTTCTCTAGTCGCGCCAGAAATTTCTCGCGATTTCTGAGCGAGAAAGACAATTCCCTCGTTGAGTTTTGTCGCTATTTCTGAGGTAGATTTGGAGCCTTCCGCAATGGATTGGGCTGATTCTGTTTGCTGGTGAACTTCATTCAAGAAATTTTTGAAGTTTACTCCCAACCCTTCTAATGAATTGCCACCTAATTTTACTAAGTCGGTAGTAGTAACTATATTCGATTTAATGATTTTCAAATTCTCCTGCGTACTATCAGCGAGTCTGGAAATTTCTTTCGCAACCACTGCAAATCCTCTACCATATTCTCCAGCTCTTGCAGCTTCAATGGATGCGTTTAAAGAAAGTAGATTTACTTTATCTGCAATTTCTTCTACAAAGTTTACAGCTTCGCGCATTTTAGCTGTAGCAGATTCTATATTATCCATATGATTCTTAGTCACAAGCAATTCTCGTCCAGCTTTCTCGCCAGAATCTTCCATTACTTTAGCTCGCTCAGCTGATGCTATCGAATCCTCAAATATGACTTTCATCCTCGCCGTAAGATTACGAAAATTGGTCTCGGCTTCTTCACTCAACTTGCTCTGATCTAAAGCATTGTTAGAAATGTTTTCAGTAAGCGCATTGGACTCCTCGGAGTTCGTACTTATTTCCTCCATAGAAGCAGTTTGTTGAGAAATTACTTCGGATAACTTTGCGCTTCCAAGTCTAAAATTTTCTGCTGTTTTTCTAATTTTTATAATATCCAATTGGATGGATTGTAAAACATTTTGCAGGCGAATGGTAAATCCATTTACTGCTTGATTGATCAAAGCATTCTCATCGGTCGAAATGATGGGGATTCGAACCGTTAAGTCCCCATTGAATATTGAATTTGAAACCAATTCAAGAG of Leptospira sp. GIMC2001 contains these proteins:
- the tig gene encoding trigger factor codes for the protein MDYKTKKNNNATVDLTINFTSEELEKGFVKAYEKARNKVKVPGFRVGKAPIKTVEKMLGDSVGEDAINFVLQDAMSDLFPKLEFIPIRFPRFEVESFDRAKGFTAKATYDTRPEVTLPKYKKVKIEPLIVVPTDSDIQQEIDRIQKSMARNVLKEESSSVEAGNLIEMNYKFCLESEELPAKSNTGKYQLGDSRNPAGFDDFILGMKSGETKKFSFTYPANFEPSPESSGKTYIYEVTCTAIYTVTLPSIDDDLASEYDGSENLEALKSKLREDLGKAKTEELKTRSFQEIYNKLVDEAKFIIPESLIQEEGEHVYKAMFEQYKIPFVSMEEYAKNTNSTLAETQEKFKTMGLKRLQGYFLRHKIAEEEKLELSDEDLNTKLGEIAGAFGESVETFRKRLEKEGRIESIRENFIMEKVDNFVYEAVEKKNPKTISLADASKILNGENQNL
- a CDS encoding arylesterase, encoding MRGNNSANAAEHESQGKTKKTIVFFGDSLTAGLGLASQDDAWPALVGEKLNSEGYDYDIINAGLSGDTTSGGLSRLDWALRIKPDVFVLELGANDSMRGVPIATIRKNLNEIIQTVQSKSPETKILLAGMRTFPNLGAVYRKQFDNLYPEIAREHSLLLVPFILDGIAGDRKLNQKDGIHPTEDGHKIMAENIYPYIKKLL
- the lsa26 gene encoding surface adhesion protein Lsa26; translation: MKKNNFLSKLFILAFVFAPTWLFAFGTYAEGFATAKIIQFESRGIIFNSYEGIIEVTSFEKTEVCDESKDEFFAPTIIRHEISVRPSNAELVNLLSKSVNDQLLIEYRIHRIEDFSLSSEMEIVSARPQERTKPAGLADKKVVKKTGSKRNFAVSGKILQLDYQGTFIGTYEGLYLDEDRGKVHPFSVTQAEMAKFAWETQKSSVSSSLGISVSFAKGFRKSDYDLFEINYREPAGGVHTAAKE
- a CDS encoding methyl-accepting chemotaxis protein translates to MQTQQKKFFWRLTGSLELFVYLVPVPCVVYYVCLACLFTLEESLIFIAAATCASSIAFSAAILARIIFLNPILTSYGKISSLSSNEVSELQRKLLRYPKIETIVVALRWIAGLTFSFLASSIFIPLSFYHIIPFILSLFAAVPICGVIFYFVTEDKISEMLNNDKFCKLDNTNISIQFSIFQRVLAVALSVGLMPFILLSTFLFLYSVNLLKLEYPMVHITIMALLGLISILYGSYFFAKSVRSNLRALDTISNSILEGNLTVRIPIISNDENAKINQSVNGFTSRLQNVLQSIQRDVIKIRKTADHFKTGSIKLSEVISQQTASMEEISTNSEESNALTESISNNAMDQNHLSDQAEINFRNLTERMQVIFEDSIASADRAKSMEDSGEKAGNELRLTKNHMDDIEIATVKMREAVNFVEDIADKVNLLSLNASIEAARAGEYGRGFAVVAKEISRLADSTQENLKIIKFNIVTTTDLVKLGGKSLDELGVNFKNFLEEVHLQTTSAKSIAESSKSTSEIATSLNEGIVFLAQKSREISSATREQKEAFREFVNASDVVLNASMEAIQFSDQVANETEQLVNELSKLEQDIQFFKFT
- a CDS encoding methyl-accepting chemotaxis protein; protein product: MNLELFFYLLPLPCVAYYICLSCLFTLEQAILFVATSTVATIIAFNVAIIARVIYLVPLLKLSNRISELNSQEIITLQNKLLLYPKVEAIVVALRLTLMVAFSYFFASFLIDFKDFDFLPFILSEIAALPICIVVFYFMTEDRIAPLLTKRQFSDIEENRIPIQFSIFRRVLSVSISVGLLPFILLSTFLYLYSLDLMKLEYPMIHIAIMAGLGITSIIFGSFYFAKSVQSNLKSLELVSNSIFNGDLTVRIPIISTDENALINQAVNGFTIRLQNVLQSIQLDIIKIRKTAENFRLGSAKLSEVISQQTASMEEISTNSEESNALTENISNNALDQSKLSEEAETNFRNLTARMKVIFEDSIASAERAKVMEDSGEKAGRELLVTKNHMDNIESATAKMREAVNFVEEIADKVNLLSLNASIEAARAGEYGRGFAVVAKEISRLADSTQENLKIIKSNIVTTTDLVKLGGNSLEGLGVNFKNFLNEVHQQTESAQSIAEGSKSTSEIATKLNEGIVFLAQKSREISGATREQKDAFREFVNASDVVLNASMEAIQFSDQVASETELLVNEMSKLEKDIRFFKFD